The proteins below are encoded in one region of Streptomyces ficellus:
- a CDS encoding M6 family metalloprotease domain-containing protein: MQQTRRRIRRPVALGAAVTTLALAGLATASSSLPGPSRASAGPVAARSAADDAGLAPCRITAALGVQLSEGIPTGPGYARSTGDVRALTLMVDFPDAPGEGPAMSRFAEFFPQTTDWFRTSSYGRMRYRPEAPLPDWLRMPMPFDSYGIDRGSPYEPGYRRLVQDIVTAADPKVDFADYDLVNVLVTPNAGPSALDTVLSVTFSGNGEAPHADGAPLANTSFVYSRQDDGSGTYHETGFRVLPHENGHVFGLPDLYTAEGGGAVGHWDIMSEDWGANNDFLGWHKWKLGWLDNGQVRCASASGTREYTLTPLAARGGAKLAFVPLTPESGYAVEVRTREGNDEAVCEPGVLIYHVESDVDTGHGPVTVVDSDRDSGGCTRRPNVHAELSDAPYRPGESFTDPESGVRITVLSEDPESGAYRIRVTRA, from the coding sequence ATGCAGCAGACCCGCCGGCGGATACGCAGACCGGTCGCCCTCGGCGCGGCCGTCACCACCCTCGCCCTGGCCGGCCTCGCCACGGCGAGCTCGAGCCTCCCGGGCCCGTCCCGCGCCTCCGCCGGCCCGGTCGCCGCCCGTTCCGCCGCCGACGACGCGGGCCTCGCGCCCTGCCGGATCACGGCCGCCCTGGGCGTCCAGCTGTCGGAGGGCATACCCACGGGCCCGGGCTACGCCCGCTCGACGGGCGACGTCCGGGCCCTGACCCTGATGGTCGACTTCCCCGACGCCCCCGGCGAGGGCCCGGCGATGAGCCGGTTCGCCGAGTTCTTCCCGCAGACCACCGACTGGTTCCGCACCAGCTCCTACGGCCGGATGCGCTACCGCCCCGAGGCGCCGCTGCCGGACTGGCTGCGGATGCCGATGCCGTTCGACTCGTACGGGATCGACCGCGGCTCCCCCTACGAGCCGGGCTACCGGCGGCTCGTCCAGGACATCGTCACCGCCGCCGACCCGAAGGTCGACTTCGCCGACTACGACCTGGTCAACGTCCTGGTCACGCCCAACGCCGGCCCCTCCGCCCTGGACACCGTCCTGTCCGTCACCTTCTCCGGCAACGGCGAGGCCCCGCACGCGGACGGCGCGCCGCTCGCCAACACCTCGTTCGTCTACAGCCGCCAGGACGACGGTTCGGGCACCTACCACGAGACGGGCTTCCGGGTCCTGCCGCACGAGAACGGCCACGTCTTCGGGCTGCCCGACCTCTACACGGCCGAGGGCGGCGGCGCCGTGGGGCACTGGGACATCATGTCCGAGGACTGGGGGGCCAACAACGACTTCCTGGGCTGGCACAAGTGGAAGCTCGGCTGGCTCGACAACGGCCAGGTGCGCTGCGCCTCCGCGTCCGGCACCCGCGAGTACACGCTCACCCCGCTGGCCGCCAGGGGCGGCGCGAAGCTCGCCTTCGTCCCGCTCACCCCGGAGTCCGGGTACGCGGTGGAGGTCCGCACCCGGGAGGGCAACGACGAGGCGGTGTGCGAGCCGGGGGTGCTGATCTACCACGTCGAGTCCGACGTGGACACCGGGCACGGCCCGGTCACGGTCGTGGACAGCGACCGCGACAGCGGGGGCTGCACGCGGCGGCCGAACGTGCACGCCGAGCTGTCGGACGCCCCCTACCGCCCCGGCGAGTCCTTCACCGACCCCGAGAGCGGCGTACGGATCACCGTGCTGTCCGAGGACCCCGAGTCCGGCGCCTACCGGATCCGCGTCACCCGGGCCTGA
- a CDS encoding TetR/AcrR family transcriptional regulator has protein sequence MTTSTSTSTGTGTGTRASRPRADALRNRERIVTAAREMFVELGADVPFDEVARRAGVGNATLYRHFPDRAALVHEVVLSVLSRTTESALEAATDEADAFEALRRFTHAAADERIGALCPLLSGAFDRDHPELLAERGRLEDAVQTLFARAQEAGRMRTDVAVGDLLVGLSQLTRPLPGSACPNFDRFVHRHLQLFLDGLEAPARSELPGTAATLEDLRREP, from the coding sequence GTGACGACGAGCACGAGCACGAGCACCGGCACCGGCACCGGTACGCGCGCGTCCCGTCCCCGGGCGGACGCCCTGCGCAACCGCGAACGGATCGTGACGGCGGCCCGCGAGATGTTCGTCGAGCTCGGGGCCGACGTGCCCTTCGACGAGGTCGCCCGCCGGGCCGGCGTCGGCAACGCCACCCTCTACCGGCACTTCCCCGACCGGGCCGCCCTGGTCCACGAGGTCGTCCTCTCCGTCCTGTCCCGCACCACCGAGAGCGCCCTGGAGGCGGCCACCGACGAGGCAGACGCCTTCGAGGCGCTGCGCCGCTTCACCCACGCCGCCGCCGACGAGCGGATCGGCGCCCTGTGCCCGCTGCTCTCCGGCGCCTTCGACCGGGACCACCCCGAACTGCTCGCCGAGCGCGGGCGCCTGGAGGACGCCGTGCAGACGCTCTTCGCCCGGGCGCAGGAGGCCGGCCGGATGCGCACCGACGTCGCCGTGGGTGACCTGCTGGTCGGCCTGTCCCAGCTCACCCGGCCCCTGCCGGGCTCCGCCTGCCCGAACTTCGACCGCTTCGTCCACCGCCACCTCCAGCTGTTCCTGGACGGCCTGGAGGCGCCCGCGCGCTCCGAGCTGCCCGGCACGGCCGCGACCCTGGAGGACCTGCGGCGCGAGCCCTGA
- a CDS encoding non-ribosomal peptide synthetase, giving the protein MPDHRPSPLDQRMDQLFTEQAERTPDAPALVHGEQRLTYGELLDRARGVAGRLRSLGVEDETLVALAFPRSVDAVVAMLGVVLARGAYLPVNPAFPAERIARLLDDARPPLVLCGPGTPGDLAGAVPDGTRLLELGELEALTAAAPPDAPGEPGDGSPLAYVMYTSGSTGRPKGVMVEHAGVVRLVRDADWFDFSDRHRFLLTGALEFDAATFEIWGALLNGAVLHLVDQDVLLTPARLKAALREAGTTVLWLTAPLFNQLVDEDPTLFAGLETLLVGGDVLSCRHIALLRAACPRLRVLNGYGPTENTTFTTVFPVERDYRTAIPIGRPVSGTTVQVLDAEGRPVAPGQVGELYTAGRGLARGYLGRPDLTAERFVTIGGTLHYRTGDLVSAGTDGVLSFHGRTDDQVKIRGHRVEVKEVTTALLETDGVRDAHTVVTGDGTGAGDGTGRRLVAYAVLDGPADEDSVRAALRRALPGYLVPDRVVAVPALPLNANGKVDTARLPRPTAREDHREPPVRTALEDRVAGLWADVLHLDAGTIHPDDDFFDLGGTSITAGALAGRIHRATGVALPLARLFAARTLAAVAREVAATEPTELAPLPHDPGRRTSALHPQQRALYALWRTDPSSTAYNIPFRLDVAPGLDAGRLAAALGELVARHDALRTGFRLDADEVRQVHAPTADVTVATAGADEVPTDAEALERLVRPFDLERPPLLRALLVPGTDGDRLYLDAHHIVFDGMSLAVLVEDLLDLYAGTAPPPLPTGYGDASQWFADRLGSGALDPAERYWLDVFAEPPAPLGVRPDRPRPPVRPTRGGVVRRPLGAARGDAVRDSASRHGVTAFGVLLTAYAAALGRITGQRDLVVGCPMSGRAHPDLDRLVGMFVNTVPLRLRLTDEDRFADVLRRAAGRHQEALCHQDYPFERLVRQVVTERDPSRNPLFDAFFALQNIGFHRFRAHGRRVEVSLLHQGTCRFDLNLQAYERPDGTVLELEYATDLFDPSSAEFLLDRVVAALDELLHHPDRPVFPPAAPPAPAAPAATAATFAF; this is encoded by the coding sequence ATGCCAGATCACCGTCCATCCCCTCTCGACCAGCGCATGGACCAGCTCTTCACCGAACAGGCCGAACGGACCCCGGACGCACCCGCCCTGGTGCACGGCGAGCAGCGGCTGACGTACGGCGAACTCCTGGACCGGGCCCGGGGCGTGGCCGGGCGGCTCCGGTCCCTCGGGGTGGAGGACGAGACGCTCGTCGCGCTGGCCTTCCCCCGCTCCGTGGACGCGGTCGTCGCGATGCTCGGCGTCGTCCTCGCCCGGGGCGCCTACCTCCCCGTCAACCCGGCCTTCCCCGCCGAGCGGATCGCCCGCCTCCTCGACGACGCCCGCCCGCCCCTGGTGCTCTGCGGGCCCGGCACGCCCGGCGATCTCGCGGGCGCCGTCCCCGACGGGACCCGGCTGCTCGAACTCGGGGAGCTGGAGGCCCTGACGGCGGCCGCGCCGCCCGACGCCCCCGGAGAGCCCGGGGACGGCTCGCCCCTCGCGTACGTGATGTACACCTCCGGCTCCACCGGCCGCCCCAAGGGCGTCATGGTCGAGCACGCCGGGGTCGTACGGCTCGTCCGCGACGCCGACTGGTTCGACTTCTCGGACCGCCACCGCTTCCTGCTCACCGGCGCCCTGGAGTTCGACGCCGCCACCTTCGAGATCTGGGGCGCGCTCCTCAACGGCGCCGTCCTGCACCTCGTCGACCAGGACGTCCTGCTCACCCCCGCCCGGCTCAAGGCGGCCCTGCGCGAGGCGGGGACGACCGTCCTGTGGCTCACCGCGCCCCTGTTCAACCAGCTCGTCGACGAGGACCCCACGCTCTTCGCCGGGCTGGAGACCCTCCTGGTCGGCGGCGACGTGCTCTCCTGCCGCCACATCGCGCTGCTCCGCGCCGCCTGCCCGCGGCTGCGCGTCCTCAACGGCTACGGGCCCACCGAGAACACCACGTTCACGACCGTGTTCCCCGTCGAACGCGACTACCGCACCGCCATCCCCATCGGCCGTCCCGTCAGCGGCACCACCGTCCAGGTCCTCGACGCGGAGGGCCGCCCGGTGGCGCCCGGCCAGGTCGGCGAGCTGTACACCGCCGGCCGCGGCCTCGCCCGCGGCTACCTGGGGCGGCCCGACCTCACCGCCGAACGGTTCGTCACCATCGGCGGCACCCTTCACTACCGCACCGGCGACCTGGTCAGCGCCGGCACCGACGGCGTGCTGTCCTTCCACGGCCGCACCGACGACCAGGTCAAGATCCGCGGCCACCGGGTCGAGGTCAAGGAGGTCACCACCGCCCTGCTGGAGACGGACGGCGTCCGCGACGCGCACACGGTCGTCACCGGAGACGGCACGGGCGCCGGAGACGGCACGGGCCGCCGGCTGGTGGCGTACGCCGTGCTCGACGGGCCCGCCGACGAGGACTCCGTACGCGCCGCCCTGCGCCGCGCGCTGCCCGGCTACCTGGTCCCCGACCGGGTCGTCGCCGTCCCCGCCCTCCCGCTGAACGCCAACGGCAAGGTCGACACCGCCCGGCTGCCGCGGCCCACCGCCCGCGAGGACCACCGCGAACCGCCCGTGCGCACCGCCCTGGAGGACCGCGTCGCCGGGCTGTGGGCCGACGTACTGCACCTGGACGCGGGCACGATCCACCCCGACGACGACTTCTTCGACCTCGGCGGCACGTCCATCACCGCCGGCGCGCTCGCCGGCCGCATCCACCGGGCGACCGGGGTGGCGCTCCCGCTCGCCCGGCTGTTCGCCGCCCGCACTCTGGCCGCCGTCGCACGGGAGGTGGCCGCGACCGAACCCACCGAACTCGCCCCCCTCCCCCACGACCCCGGGCGCCGCACCTCCGCCCTCCACCCCCAGCAGCGCGCCCTGTACGCCCTGTGGCGGACCGACCCGTCGTCGACCGCGTACAACATCCCCTTCCGGCTCGACGTCGCGCCCGGCCTGGACGCCGGGAGGCTGGCGGCGGCGCTCGGCGAACTCGTCGCCCGCCACGACGCGCTGCGCACCGGGTTCCGGCTGGACGCGGACGAGGTCCGCCAGGTCCACGCGCCCACCGCGGACGTCACGGTCGCCACCGCCGGCGCGGACGAGGTGCCCACCGACGCGGAGGCCCTGGAGCGGCTGGTGCGCCCCTTCGACCTGGAGCGGCCACCGCTGCTGCGCGCCCTGCTGGTGCCGGGCACCGACGGCGACCGGCTCTACCTGGACGCGCACCACATCGTCTTCGACGGGATGTCCCTCGCGGTCCTGGTCGAGGACCTCCTCGACCTGTACGCCGGGACCGCACCGCCGCCCCTGCCCACCGGGTACGGCGACGCGTCGCAGTGGTTCGCCGACCGCCTCGGCTCCGGGGCGCTCGACCCCGCCGAGCGGTACTGGCTCGACGTGTTCGCCGAACCCCCCGCCCCCCTCGGCGTCCGCCCCGACCGGCCGCGCCCGCCGGTGCGCCCGACGCGCGGCGGCGTGGTGCGCCGGCCGCTGGGCGCCGCCCGCGGCGACGCCGTCCGTGACAGCGCCTCGCGGCACGGCGTGACCGCGTTCGGCGTGCTCCTCACCGCGTACGCCGCCGCGCTCGGCCGGATCACCGGGCAGCGGGACCTGGTCGTCGGCTGCCCCATGAGCGGCCGCGCCCACCCCGACCTCGACCGGCTGGTCGGCATGTTCGTGAACACCGTGCCCCTGCGGCTGCGGCTGACGGACGAGGACCGGTTCGCCGACGTCCTGCGCCGCGCCGCCGGCCGGCACCAGGAGGCGCTGTGCCACCAGGACTACCCCTTCGAGCGGCTGGTCCGGCAGGTCGTCACGGAGCGGGACCCCTCGCGCAACCCGCTCTTCGACGCCTTCTTCGCCCTCCAGAACATCGGCTTCCACCGCTTCCGCGCGCACGGCCGGCGCGTCGAGGTCTCCCTGCTCCACCAGGGCACCTGCCGCTTCGACCTGAACCTCCAGGCGTACGAGCGGCCGGACGGCACGGTCCTCGAACTCGAGTACGCGACCGACCTGTTCGACCCGTCGTCGGCCGAGTTCCTGCTCGACCGGGTGGTCGCCGCGCTGGACGAACTCCTCCACCACCCGGACCGGCCGGTGTTCCCGCCCGCCGCCCCGCCCGCGCCGGCGGCGCCCGCCGCGACCGCCGCCACCTTCGCCTTCTGA
- a CDS encoding class I adenylate-forming enzyme family protein, with amino-acid sequence MPHPDPSTPHPAAPAARSAAVLTAPGAPFAVVPDDDGRPVYAEGPRTLREFVEATWAYGERPFLVADRRTYTYGEFFAAACALARRFTDVYGLRPGDRAVVAMRNHPEWQIAFWAVQLAGLVAVPLNAWWTEDEFRHALDDCRPRVLLVDGERVERVRDWARLRRVPGLVFHGDAEEGFERYEDLPPADPALGPPDVEVRPGDDATIIYTSGTTGRPKGAVATHLAQAGAAMNPRYHAAVAALERGEIPGTGPAPVSLTTFPFFHVAAFTSFYSVMAAGGTLVLMRKWDAARALELIHEHGVTHYAGVPTTALHLLDLAGDSGLGTLTSLNTGGAAAPPGLVARCPEGVEPRNGYGLTETSGGVLANFGASYRSFPGSVGRPTPVTEVRIAAPDGRPLPDGEVGELWLRGQSLVRGYWQDPAATATAFTPDGWLRTGDLAIVRDGRVSVVDRLKDMVIRGGENVYCGEVEAALYGHPDVVDAAVLGVPHPRLGEEVAAVVRLREGAAAGADELRAHVARGLAAFKVPAHVLVQREPLPRNATGKVLKRELRDTVRAGLPAAG; translated from the coding sequence GTGCCGCACCCCGATCCGTCCACGCCCCACCCGGCGGCCCCCGCCGCGCGTTCCGCCGCGGTGCTCACCGCGCCCGGAGCGCCCTTCGCCGTCGTGCCGGACGACGACGGACGGCCCGTCTACGCCGAAGGGCCGCGCACCCTGCGGGAGTTCGTGGAGGCCACCTGGGCGTACGGCGAGCGGCCGTTCCTCGTCGCCGACCGGCGGACGTACACCTACGGGGAGTTCTTCGCCGCCGCCTGCGCGCTCGCCCGGCGCTTCACCGACGTGTACGGGCTGCGCCCCGGCGACCGGGCCGTCGTCGCGATGCGCAACCACCCCGAGTGGCAGATCGCCTTCTGGGCCGTTCAGTTGGCCGGACTCGTCGCCGTGCCCCTCAACGCCTGGTGGACCGAGGACGAGTTCCGCCACGCCCTCGACGACTGCCGGCCGCGCGTGCTGCTCGTCGACGGTGAGCGCGTCGAGCGCGTACGGGACTGGGCGCGCCTCCGGCGGGTGCCGGGGCTGGTCTTCCACGGCGACGCGGAGGAGGGGTTCGAGCGGTACGAGGACCTGCCCCCCGCCGACCCCGCGCTCGGCCCGCCGGACGTGGAGGTCCGGCCCGGCGACGACGCCACCATCATCTACACGTCCGGCACGACCGGGCGGCCCAAGGGTGCGGTCGCCACGCACCTCGCCCAGGCGGGCGCGGCGATGAACCCGCGCTACCACGCGGCCGTCGCCGCGCTGGAACGCGGGGAGATCCCCGGGACGGGCCCGGCGCCCGTGTCGCTGACCACGTTCCCGTTCTTCCACGTCGCCGCGTTCACGTCGTTCTACTCCGTGATGGCGGCGGGCGGCACGCTGGTGCTGATGCGCAAGTGGGACGCCGCGCGGGCCCTGGAGCTCATCCACGAGCACGGCGTCACGCACTACGCGGGCGTGCCCACCACCGCGCTCCACCTCCTGGACCTGGCCGGCGACTCCGGCCTCGGGACGCTGACCAGCCTCAACACCGGAGGCGCCGCCGCACCGCCCGGCCTGGTCGCCCGCTGCCCCGAGGGCGTCGAGCCCCGCAACGGCTACGGGCTCACCGAGACCAGCGGCGGCGTCCTGGCCAACTTCGGAGCGTCCTACCGGAGCTTCCCCGGCAGCGTGGGGCGGCCCACCCCGGTCACCGAGGTGCGGATCGCCGCCCCGGACGGCCGGCCCCTGCCCGACGGCGAGGTGGGCGAGCTGTGGCTGCGCGGCCAGTCCCTGGTACGCGGCTACTGGCAGGACCCGGCGGCGACGGCGACGGCGTTCACCCCGGACGGCTGGCTGCGCACCGGTGACCTCGCCATCGTGCGCGACGGCCGGGTCAGCGTCGTCGACCGGCTGAAGGACATGGTGATCCGGGGCGGCGAGAACGTGTACTGCGGGGAGGTCGAGGCCGCGCTGTACGGCCACCCCGACGTGGTGGACGCGGCCGTGCTCGGCGTCCCCCACCCCCGGCTGGGCGAGGAGGTCGCGGCCGTGGTGCGGCTGCGCGAGGGCGCGGCGGCCGGGGCGGACGAGCTGCGGGCGCACGTGGCGCGCGGCCTCGCGGCCTTCAAGGTGCCGGCGCACGTCCTCGTCCAGCGGGAGCCGCTGCCCAGGAACGCGACGGGCAAGGTGCTCAAGCGGGAGCTGCGCGACACGGTACGGGCGGGGCTGCCCGCGGCGGGGTAG
- a CDS encoding MFS transporter, producing the protein MPDKTSGPAGPATTTGPDPSRWKALVFIALAQLMVVLDATIVNIALPSAQQDLGISDGNRQWVITAYALAFGGLLLFGGRIADLWGRKRTFVVGLLGFAAASALGGAATGEAMMLGSRALQGAFGALLAPAALSLLAVMFTDGKERAKAFGIYGAIAGGGGAVGLILGGVLTEYLDWRWTFYVNIPFAVIAAVGAWLVIREPAGGRNRSPLDVPGVVLSTLGLVSLVYGFTRAESHGWSDTSTIGLFVASAVLLAAFLAVEARVKSPLLPLRVLTERNRGGVYLSLGLAIIAMFGLFLFLTYYLQVVKGFSPVRTGFAFLPMIAGMITGSTQIGARLMTRVPPRLLMGPGFLAAATGMLLLTQLEVDSSYAGLILPAQLLLGLGMGTAFMPAMSLATHGVEARDSGVASAMVNTSQQVGGAIGTALLNTIAASATTAYLTDHAAAATSPQAQKLLQLQGMVEGYSAAIWWAVGILLVSAAIAVTFINTGRPGAGSQPVASGGAEDEVRVPVVAH; encoded by the coding sequence ATGCCCGACAAGACCTCCGGCCCCGCCGGTCCCGCCACCACGACCGGCCCCGATCCCAGCCGCTGGAAAGCGCTGGTCTTCATAGCCCTGGCCCAGCTGATGGTCGTGCTCGACGCGACGATCGTGAACATCGCGCTGCCCTCCGCCCAGCAGGATCTGGGGATCTCGGACGGCAACCGGCAGTGGGTCATCACCGCGTACGCCCTCGCCTTCGGCGGTCTGCTGCTGTTCGGCGGCCGCATCGCCGACCTGTGGGGCCGCAAGCGCACCTTCGTCGTCGGCCTGCTCGGCTTCGCCGCGGCGTCCGCGCTGGGCGGCGCGGCCACCGGTGAGGCGATGATGCTCGGCTCGCGCGCCCTCCAGGGCGCCTTCGGCGCGCTGCTGGCGCCCGCCGCGCTGTCCCTGCTGGCCGTGATGTTCACCGACGGCAAGGAGCGCGCCAAGGCGTTCGGCATCTACGGCGCGATCGCCGGTGGCGGCGGCGCCGTGGGCCTGATCCTCGGCGGCGTCCTCACCGAATACCTCGACTGGCGCTGGACGTTCTACGTCAACATCCCCTTCGCCGTGATCGCGGCCGTGGGCGCCTGGCTCGTGATCCGTGAGCCGGCCGGTGGCCGCAACCGCTCGCCGCTCGACGTCCCGGGCGTCGTGCTGTCCACCCTCGGACTGGTCTCCCTGGTGTACGGCTTCACCCGCGCCGAGTCCCACGGCTGGTCCGACACCAGCACCATCGGCCTGTTCGTCGCCTCCGCCGTGCTGCTCGCCGCGTTCCTGGCCGTCGAGGCCAGGGTGAAGTCGCCGCTGCTGCCGCTGCGGGTGCTCACCGAGCGCAACCGCGGCGGTGTCTACCTCTCCCTCGGGCTCGCGATCATCGCGATGTTCGGCCTGTTCCTGTTCCTCACCTACTACCTCCAGGTCGTCAAGGGCTTCTCGCCGGTCAGGACCGGGTTCGCCTTCCTGCCGATGATCGCCGGAATGATCACAGGCTCCACGCAGATCGGTGCCCGCCTGATGACCCGCGTGCCGCCCCGGCTGCTGATGGGCCCCGGCTTCCTGGCCGCCGCCACCGGCATGCTGCTGCTGACGCAGCTGGAGGTGGACTCGTCGTACGCCGGGCTCATCCTGCCCGCGCAGCTCCTGCTGGGCCTCGGCATGGGCACCGCCTTCATGCCGGCCATGTCCCTCGCCACGCACGGCGTCGAGGCCCGGGACTCCGGAGTGGCGTCCGCGATGGTGAACACCTCGCAGCAGGTCGGCGGCGCCATCGGTACGGCGCTGCTCAACACCATCGCCGCGTCCGCGACCACCGCGTACCTCACCGACCACGCGGCCGCCGCGACCTCGCCGCAGGCGCAGAAGCTGCTCCAGCTCCAGGGCATGGTGGAGGGCTACTCCGCCGCCATCTGGTGGGCGGTCGGCATCCTGCTGGTGTCCGCGGCGATCGCGGTCACCTTCATCAACACGGGCCGCCCGGGCGCCGGTTCGCAGCCCGTCGCCTCCGGCGGCGCCGAGGACGAGGTGCGCGTCCCGGTCGTCGCGCACTGA
- a CDS encoding ScbR family autoregulator-binding transcription factor has translation MAKQERAERTRANLIRSAAAVFDQVGYERATLAVISDHAQVTKGALSFHFAAKSELARAVQVEACATSGAALRVCAERPGPAFQSVVDMTYTLVGLLESDVVTRAGVRLARELETPEDPALHCHVNWLGSLFHALRRAEADGTALPGADARSAAALVMSVIVGAETMARTRADMAFGEGLAAPRETAQEWLARMWSVVRPVLATAA, from the coding sequence GTGGCGAAGCAGGAGAGGGCCGAGCGGACCAGGGCGAATCTGATTCGCTCAGCCGCCGCGGTGTTCGACCAGGTCGGGTACGAGCGCGCCACCCTCGCGGTGATCAGCGATCACGCCCAGGTCACCAAGGGCGCGCTGTCGTTCCACTTCGCCGCCAAGTCCGAACTGGCCCGCGCCGTGCAGGTCGAGGCGTGCGCCACGTCCGGCGCGGCCCTGCGGGTCTGCGCCGAGCGCCCCGGGCCGGCCTTCCAGTCGGTGGTCGACATGACGTACACCCTCGTCGGGCTGCTGGAGAGCGACGTCGTCACCCGGGCCGGGGTGCGCCTCGCGCGCGAGCTGGAGACCCCCGAGGACCCGGCCCTCCACTGCCACGTCAACTGGCTCGGCAGTCTCTTCCACGCCCTGCGCCGGGCGGAGGCCGACGGGACGGCGCTCCCCGGGGCCGACGCCCGCTCCGCCGCCGCGCTCGTCATGTCGGTGATCGTGGGCGCGGAGACGATGGCGCGCACGCGCGCCGACATGGCCTTCGGTGAGGGGCTCGCCGCACCGCGCGAGACGGCGCAGGAGTGGCTGGCCCGCATGTGGAGCGTCGTGCGGCCCGTCCTGGCGACCGCGGCATGA
- a CDS encoding LysR family transcriptional regulator codes for MFDSRYIKTFHEVVRTGSYTAAARALGYTQPAVSQQMKALERDVGTPLFTRVGRGLRLTEAGEALTRHSGTILDSLAVAQEQIDAIARLRSGRVRVCAFPSAGATILPEAMARMAAEHPGVRVELVESEPPESLRMVARGECDITLAFSYPGLRVDVPPELDEFRLLEDPLTVLLPTRHPLARRRGVHLADLAHERWIAGCARCNANFLHACAEAGFSPDIACTTDDNLVMQSLVAAGVGIAMVPALVLSFLCHDKVAGRIVEPHTRRQVYAYVLRDHLRIPATALMLDQIVAVAESRVGC; via the coding sequence GTGTTCGACTCCCGGTACATCAAGACCTTCCATGAAGTGGTCAGGACCGGTTCCTATACGGCGGCCGCCCGCGCCCTCGGGTACACCCAGCCGGCCGTCAGCCAGCAGATGAAGGCGCTGGAACGGGACGTCGGCACCCCGCTGTTCACCCGCGTCGGGCGCGGCCTGCGGCTGACCGAGGCGGGGGAGGCCCTCACCCGGCACAGCGGGACGATCCTCGACAGCCTGGCCGTCGCCCAGGAGCAGATCGACGCCATAGCGCGGTTGCGCTCCGGCCGGGTGCGGGTGTGCGCCTTCCCCAGCGCGGGCGCGACGATCCTGCCCGAGGCGATGGCCCGGATGGCGGCCGAACACCCGGGAGTCCGGGTCGAGCTGGTGGAGAGCGAGCCGCCCGAGTCGCTGCGGATGGTCGCCCGCGGCGAGTGCGACATCACCCTGGCCTTCAGCTACCCGGGCCTGCGGGTCGACGTGCCCCCCGAACTCGACGAGTTCAGGCTGCTGGAGGACCCGCTGACGGTGCTCCTGCCCACCCGCCACCCACTGGCCCGCCGCCGCGGCGTGCACCTGGCGGACCTGGCGCACGAGCGGTGGATCGCCGGCTGCGCGCGCTGCAACGCCAACTTCCTGCACGCCTGCGCCGAGGCCGGGTTCAGCCCGGACATCGCCTGCACCACGGACGACAACCTGGTGATGCAGAGCCTGGTGGCCGCGGGCGTCGGCATCGCCATGGTGCCCGCGCTCGTCCTGTCGTTCCTCTGCCACGACAAGGTCGCCGGGCGTATCGTCGAGCCGCACACACGCCGCCAGGTGTACGCGTACGTCCTGCGCGACCACCTCCGGATACCCGCCACGGCCCTCATGCTCGACCAGATCGTCGCGGTGGCCGAGTCGCGCGTCGGCTGCTGA